In a single window of the Labrus mixtus chromosome 20, fLabMix1.1, whole genome shotgun sequence genome:
- the desi1a gene encoding desumoylating isopeptidase 1a: MDKNATRYNVQLYIYDLSRGMARSLSPIMLGKQLEGIWHTAIVAYGDEFFFGGEGISSCSPGGTMLGHPDTVVELGETEVSDEIFMEYLSSLGESTYRGDRYRLFEHNCNTFTNEVAQFLTGRSIPSYITDLPSEVLSTPFGQILRPILDSIHIAPPGGNVINGGRNM; encoded by the exons ATGGATAAGAATGCTACTCGATACAATGTCCAActatatatttatgatttatcGAGAGGAATGGCCCGCAGCCTCAGTCCCATCATGTTAG GAAAACAACTGGAGGGGATCTG gcACACAGCTATAGTCGCATACGGAGATGAGTTCTTCTTTGGAGGCGAGGGGATCTCGAGCTGTTCACCG ggtGGAACGATGCTGGGACATCCGGACACGGTGGTGGAGCTGGGCGAGACCGAGGTGTCTGACGAGATCTTCATGGAGTACCTCTCGTCCCTGGGAGAAAGCACATACAG AGGTGACAGGTATCGTCTGTTTGAGCACAACTGCAACACCTTCACTAACGAGGTGGCTCAGTTCCTGACGGGCCGGAGCATTCCATCCTACATCACCGACCTGCCCTCTGAAGTCCTCTCGAC GCCGTTCGGACAGATACTGCGGCCCATCTTGGACTCGATCCACATCGCCCCTCCAGGGGGAAACGTCATCAATGGGGGGAGAAACATGTAA